GATTTGCATATCTAGAATAACAGTGGTTTATTTTAGATTATTGTGTTGATTGTTGCATTTACATCTTGCTGGCTATtttgttctattttatttatgtataccGATCCTATTTTACTTCAGTGTCTGCCCAATGTGCTATGGATTAGTTATTCGCGGTTCATTTTAGATAACAACTTTGTGCAGAATCGTGTTAGAAATCCAGCAATGACTGGAGCATATCCTCAGCAAGGATATCAGGCACGGCCACCAACTAGCTGGGCCCCGCCCGGTGGACAAATGCAGCAACCTGGGTATGGATATATGCAGCCTGGATCATACCCTACTCCATCACCCCAATATAGCATGCCTCAACCACCATACCCTGGTTACCCCCCTCAACCAACATCTGCTGGATATGGCTCTGGCTGGGATCAATCAAATCCAAATCAACAAACAGCTCCCGGAGGTGGTTATGATTATTATAGCCAGGGCCCAccacagcagcagcagcagcaaacTCCTGGAAGCTCTGGTGCTCCCGCTGATAGTAGTGCTTATGGCTACAATCAACAACCATCCTCTGGTTACAATCAAGGACAAAGCTATTCCCAAGATGGCTATGGTGGATACCATGCACCTGCTCCTCAATCTGGCTATCCAGGTCAGCCAAATCCTGTTCCTGGATATGATCAGCAACAGGGTTATAATTCAACAACTGGGTATAGTAATACTTCCAACACAGCAGCAGGAGATGGCCACACACCTTCATATGGGACCCAGAGTGATACAAGTCAAGCACCCCCAAATCAGTCAGCAGCCAGCCAACCTGGGTACCATACTTCCCAGCATCCTAGCCCTAATGCCAATTACCAGCATCCAGGAACGACTCAGCCAGGGTATGGCATACCAACTTCACAAGGTGGATATGGGACTCAGCCACCTGCTTATGGCACCACCTATGGGCAGCCCCCGTCTCAAAAGCCTCCGACTAGTCAACCAACTTACGGGCAGCAGCCGCAACAGTCACCTAGTGCCCAGGGAGGTTATGCACAGCCCCCTCAGGTATATCCTCACTCTCAGCCTTCACCTGCTGTAACTGGTTATTCTCAGCCTGATTCTGGTTCCCAACGTCCTACCTCTACTGGATATGGTGCAACCCAACCGGGTTATGGCCCCCCAGCCTATGGAGCTCCACCAATGACTCAATCGGGAGTGTCATACAATAGTGGGTATGGTGGTAATAATTATTCTCAGCCTTCAGCATACTCCACTGATGGAAGTGGTGGTGGTGCACGATTGACATATGATACAGCACCAACTTCTCAGTCTTCCCAGCCCACAGGGTCGGCTAAAACCTCTCCAGAGAGTTGATTTGTGTTTGCTTAAGTGTAGTGATAAAGAATTTTCAGTGTATCTTCTTTTTGCTAAGCATGTGGTTTAGTTTCTTGATGTTTTGTTGAAGCAGGATTAATTTGCTGTGGTTATCTGTTTATCTTTTAACTCTAGTTGCAGTGATTGTATGTGTTGGCATTTTAATACCAGTTCAGTCCTATTAATGTTTCATAATTAAGGGTTCATATCATGTTTTAGGGCTCAATCAATGATTTGTTTGATGGAGGCACTCATTTTGGGTCTTTATATTGTAAATGCTGGccagattttttaaaaaagaatataggAAAATGCATtaagttatatttatatcatattattattttaattaaagctgtaatttttttatagaacataaatacaaaaaatttgataGCCAATTCTGCCAAGAAACAATATTTTTTAGGTCATTACAGACGTGACCACAGGAGCACAAATCCACTTTGAGTTGCTGCTACTACACGagcattttgatctttttatcTTTACATTACTTATTCCCTTTCTGTTCtcatatatactaaatattatagttgaaatttcttttaatatatactaaatattataattgaaattttcattaattatattcttgTCTACCTAACATTATTCTTTTTACACGGAATTAATCCTTTTTCCCCGTTATTACCTTCTTACTATTGAATGGCCTTAGAGGTTATATTATTTCTAGTTTCTAGtattaaaatgatttaaatttttacattttaagtGATCATTGAACTAATCaaactaacaaaaaaattactttaCCACAGTGCAAACCATTACAGAAACAACTCTCTCAATCTCCTTGCAGATTTCGATTTTAAGGTTATTCTTATATTTAGtggaaaaaaaagtgaataGTACAACTTTGCCCTCCAATTTCACTGtcatttttactaaaataaaaaataaaaaatcgacGAAGGACTATTAGTGGTAGGTTTTTAGAAGTTGGAGGATTAAAGTTGGTAGGGCCTCAAACTTAGAAGATTTTTAGTGAAATTTGGACTAATAGTGGTAGTTTTAGAGAAATTGAAGGAATTATTGTGGTAGGCTTGTAAGTTGAGGAGCAAAGTTGGTAATGCCTCAAACTCGAAGGACCTTTTAGTTCAATTTACTcttatatttactattcattggtcaaagtAACTatttttctttgcttattttatttattagtttttatttatttttaaatgtaaacttttgtgttttatattacttttaatatagtctataaatatataaattttatatactattactAAACCTTTTAATgctatgaaaaattgaattcaaaataacttcagtATGTCAAGGCTCGTTAATTGAATCAAACGCATAAAATAAGACGGTGAAAGTATATATTACACAAGAGCGATTTATCTAGTGCATACCATTGAGTAGTataatatttaatcaaatttaatatttaaaagaagagagttataaattttgattatatacCGAGCATTTCCATTTGAAGTGTGTtatctttttttgtttgtttgcttttttttctttttactttctttcgtataaaaaacaaaagtcacatgcatcaaattaaaacaaaagtcACATGCATCAAAGGCTGCTGGATGTGGTGGTGTCTTACGGGACCCTTTGGTCAATGGAAATGTGGTTATACCCACCtcttccatatgagagtgcaacccggtgccactagaccacaaggtcttgacagtatattgaatgtttgaatgttcatttttaatatactaaaagttcaCTTTTAGGTACTACTAGTATATCGAATAATGAACctttagtaaataaaaattgaatattcaatgtattaaaaatgaattttcaatataataacaatGAACGTTATGTCAATAGTTCACCTTACCAAGTGAAccatagtccatggtataatgattgattttttaaatgatttgacATCAAATTTTGTTAAGAATAATTTGGAGTttgatatatatttaaattttttattcaattggAATTTAATCTTTATTATTGAATTTGGTTGTTTTTTATGATTACTATTTACTACTATATGTAACACAAAAATAAGTAGGCTCTATTTGGTAGATTagctttaaacaattttttcctttattattattattattattattattattttacaaaaataacacaatttattattatttaattaaaactataaaatataaatattttctaaacatttttttgtACTCCAATTCTTTAAACATTTTACCGTTAATTAGTTGTGTTATATCTTATATGTGTGGTATTAGAAGGCTTAAGTGTTATATTTGTGTTAATTCACATGGCATTGGCCTAGATGATTAAAGGGTAAAATGATGGCCAAATTCGAACTTTCGATCTCttctttgctttctttctttctttctttctttttttttttttttttttttgaaataaagaaataaaatttcattattcaagTTAAAATTCAAACTATTCAAAATAATAGTGGGTGTAGGGCGGATTTTTTAATTTGCTTGGCcttgtgctggtaaataagtgaggccctatcaaagtataattaaactgcaaattaaaaaaatattgcaaagagaaaaatgtaaaaaagccaatttttttaatttgcttggCGCTGTGCtgtaaataagtgaggccctatcaaagtataaataaactgcaaatttaaaaaatattgcaaagagaaaaatgtaaaaaagctgaaaaaattcaaactttatttattatgaacaaaattctaaacataatgcaaactacaaatattttatttaaaaagagcTGTCCTTCTAGCATTCTTTCAcgcaaatacatatactaactattagacTAAaggctggactaggggcccccaaaattttggggccctgtgctgttGTTCATCTTgaacgccctaaaatccggcctaATTGAGCGGAACATCAAACTAATCAATACATTCAATCATTAAGAGATGAGGGTGTAgtttgtagtctagtggcacccggttgcactccacatgaaagggagtgggtttgagtctcagtggatgCGATATTGAGTAGCTAAAAAGGACTCTAGTTTAGATGATTATGATCAAACCCCAAATTCACATGGCATTGGCCTAGATGATTATAACCCTTTAGGCGTATTCACTCCGTATCTATTTAAACGTGTTGTGTTTTACTTTAATTTACTTAAACTGTGCTGATATATACTAAAGCCCTATATACTGTCCAATTTCGGTACTCCATGGactattaacaatttttttttaatggtaaaaAGAAGTAATAAAGTTAAGTAGTCCTATAACATTGGGTCTCATTCAAgaaggcaaattattatgtggaccatggttcacatagtGTTGTGTAAATTatcacaaaaaatatatttttaatatattaaatgtacattatttgtgtactgaatgtacattgtacaatataatgtacattcagtacacaaataatgtgcatctcctgaatacaatgtacatttttaatatattaaaagtaaattatttttatactgaatatccacacaataatgattgattcaAGAACACACCATCCAATTCTTATGGTCCGTCGCTGAATATTAGTATGTCTTCTTGAAGTACCGTAGAGGCTTTAACTGTTAGCTAGAGCATGTAAAAGTCGTCAAACCAGTGAGAGTGAGACTAGTTCATCATCTCCAGCTATTTTTAGATAATGATAATATTCTTGATGTTTTGCACGGGTGGAAAGaccacaaattttttttcttattttatccattattgcgaaacaaaattttgaaactcATACTTCTACTGTAGCAACAGTTGAACAAGAGTTTAGTGCAGGTGAAAACATGTTGAACAAGACTCGTTCAAAAATAACCCACATTCAATTGAAATTCAAGTTTGCACATCCGATTGGAGATTGACATCATCAACGATTTCTTTTCTGATGATGCAACCACTATTGCAACTGAAGGGGAACAAACcgactcttaaaaaaaaaaaaaaggtatgttCCGATTTGTGTAACCAAGTAACCGGGAATCCGCAGTTCGAAATCGGAACCAAAGTGTGTTCACACCTAGCTACTAGGAATAGATATTTGTGAAGGGACCACATGCGTCTTTTATCCCTTTTGGTTGTAACCATTTTTACCAGTGAGCTTCACGGTACTCTTATATATTGTTATCCATGAAAGGTGACAAGTGAAAAGGACATTAGAAGTTTCATCACCGTCCATACTTTAGCTTCGTTATATACTGGTAGTCAGAGAACACACTTcattcttccttcttcttcttcttcattctgTAACAAACATCTTCCCATTCAATAATATtcaattctgtttttttttttttttttttttttccttttcatcctCCAACATCCATTTTCTTCATCCTCTTGAGTTGTAAGCTTCAGTTCTCACTGCAATCAATACAACAACACTTCATACTTCTCTTTTCCTCCTCTTGCTATACGTCTGAACAATTCCAACAACCTTCGGttttctctctctgtctcttccTATATCTCCGAAGCTACTCCCTCCCTAGGTTTACTTTCCGTCTTCCTCAAAACTCCGGCGAAACCACCGTACCACTCCTCCTCTCGCCGCCGTTCTCTCATCTCCAGTGTTGTGTCGTCGTCCACTTCCTCCGCCGTTCCTAAGGCTCCTCCAAAGGAGAAATTTGTCTCCCGATTTGCGCCTGATGTGCCGCGAAAGGGATGTGATGTCCTCGTAGAAGCTGAAGCTCTGCAGCTGTTCGCTTATCCGATCCGAGAGGAGCCTCCCTGGAGATTCATCAACCACTCACTCGCTCTAAGATCATCCGAAATGTCCTCCCCTGTCACGAGCAATACGGGCGCGCTACCGGCTTTCCCCAATTTGAAGGAGCTGGTTCTGGTCTGTTGCGAAGAATTTGGGAGCAGTGGACTTGCTACCGTTGCCTGTGAGTGCAGCAGGTCAGTGCTATTTCTTTCGTTGAAATTCCTAATTGATCTCCTTTTCTTTAGGTgaagaatttcattttattttttgaaaatttaattctctgttattttttttaatattaaattaaatgattttCTGCAAAATatccgttttttttttactttgggTGGAACCTCATATTAATAGCGTGTATTCTTATTTGTGATGATAATTAACTACGGGTTAGCTTCAAATCAATTATGagatttaattaatcaaatgctACGCTTCAAATATCAGCTATTCATTGATGAGTCAGAGTATAATGTTGTGAACTACTGAAAAGAAAGGTTGAATTAAGTTTTCAAATGTGTTGAGAAATTAGAATGTATAAAATTGCAGTGTGTGGGGGTTATCTGGTGTATAATGAAAGGCTTTTATATATCTCAGGAAATTAAGGGTGGTTGAGTGTGATGTTAAAGATGATGAAATGGATTGGATTTCATGTTTCCCAGAGACTAAAACATGTGTTGAGTCTTTGATGTTTGATTGCGAAGTGAATTTTCAAGCATTGGAGCAGCTGGTGATGAGGTCACCTTGTTTGAAGAAACTTAGGTTGAATGGGCATGTTTCCATTGTGCAGTTGATGGTTGGAGCTCCACAGCTTACCAATCTGGGTACAGGTGCCTCAGAAGAGGAGGCTGAACTAGAACTCGATTATACTTGTGCTTTTGCAGCATGCAAATCATTAGTAGTTTGTCTTTCTGAATTCAGGGAAATTCTTGCACATTATCTGCCTGCTATATATCCAGTTTGTACCAACCTGACCTCTCTTAATTTCATCAGTGCTGAACAACTCAAACTGCAGATTTGATGGGTATGCAACTGGAAATTTTCAAGGCTCTTTATATATACAGAAGTTGAGGTctgaattttgttttattaagcTCAAAATTTTCCATGCAGGTGCTTGAGTAGCTGCAACATGTAAGGATCTCTCTCCGAGAGCTTCGAGTTTTCCCTGTTTCTGAGCTAGGGTTGCAGGAATGGAAACTTCAATCCATATTATATTTGTCAAAGAAGTGCCCGGATCTTGAGGTGTGCATAATGGGGCGACACAGGCCTGACCACCTTACTGGTGAACCAATGGATGAAGGATTTGGTGCAATTGTTAAGAACTGTTGGGGTTTTGCTGGAGATAGTGAGTTGGGGCTAAAGTATAGTATGTGGTTGAGGGTTGCCCTAACTTGAGATCAGAGACTGTCCATTTGGAGATTCAGCTTTGCGTTCTGGCATACAATATgagatttaatttgtttggcGCGTATCCCTCAGCAGCGAAGATGTGACGGGGGAGGACATTTCGGAGGATCTTAGAGCGAGTGAGTGGTTGATGAATCTCCAGAGCTTCTACGAGGACATCACATCCCTTCCCTTTCGCGCCTCATCAGCCGCAAATCGGGAGATGAATTTCTCATTTGAACGGCTGAGGAAGTGGACGAAGACACAACACGGGAGATGAGAGGAAGGAAGAAGAGGAGTGGTGGTTTCGCCGGAGTTTTGAGGAAGACGGAAAGTAAACCTAGGGATGGAGGAGAGAGAAGTACGACCGGAGACGGCGGCGGAGAAGGAAGGCTTAGGAGTAGCAGCAGCGGAACGGCCATATTTCCGCCCGTTGCCTGCAACGGcatctttgtattttttttttaaatatattttgcttatatatatatatatatatgttagcatgaaatacttttattaattataattatttttttattaattaatttcaacttTGTAGCAAGTCAGTATGTATCCAACTTATCCGGtaggtatgtttttttttttttttttaaattagaaataaatttataaatcaaataattaaaatgatagaAATAAACATGCAGGGCaacaatgaaaattaatttaaaagtttgtaattatcatttttcaattccagTATATATGTTAATACACTCAATGTTCCAGTATGTatgtttcattatttttaataca
This region of Ipomoea triloba cultivar NCNSP0323 chromosome 15, ASM357664v1 genomic DNA includes:
- the LOC116005569 gene encoding far upstream element-binding protein 2-like codes for the protein MAEDAQYASEAGSNKRKYEEPTSPSPVSRRPTGFSAPISSLSPPDGAAAAPPSYANVPPPMDDFQLAKQRAQEIAARLINNSDPKKPRVDNGGGAGGFETREPQKPVGSTLLPSVTGSYGYPGPSKKIEIPNGRVGVIIGKGGETIRYLQLQSGAKIQVTRDMDSDPNSQTRGVELMGTPEQIAKAEQLIQDVLSEADSGGSGIVSRRVTGQQAGAEQFVMQVPNNKVGLVIGKGGETIKNMQARSGARIQVIPLHLPPGDTSTERTVQIDGSSDQIEYAKQLVNEVISENRVRNPAMTGAYPQQGYQARPPTSWAPPGGQMQQPGYGYMQPGSYPTPSPQYSMPQPPYPGYPPQPTSAGYGSGWDQSNPNQQTAPGGGYDYYSQGPPQQQQQQTPGSSGAPADSSAYGYNQQPSSGYNQGQSYSQDGYGGYHAPAPQSGYPGQPNPVPGYDQQQGYNSTTGYSNTSNTAAGDGHTPSYGTQSDTSQAPPNQSAASQPGYHTSQHPSPNANYQHPGTTQPGYGIPTSQGGYGTQPPAYGTTYGQPPSQKPPTSQPTYGQQPQQSPSAQGGYAQPPQVYPHSQPSPAVTGYSQPDSGSQRPTSTGYGATQPGYGPPAYGAPPMTQSGVSYNSGYGGNNYSQPSAYSTDGSGGGARLTYDTAPTSQSSQPTGSAKTSPES
- the LOC116007346 gene encoding transport inhibitor response 1-like protein, translating into MSSPVTSNTGALPAFPNLKELVLVCCEEFGSSGLATVACECSRKLRVVECDVKDDEMDWISCFPETKTCVESLMFDCEVNFQALEQLVMRSPCLKKLRLNGHVSIVQLMVGAPQLTNLGTGASEEEAELELDYTCAFAACKSLVVCLSEFREILAHYLPAIYPVCTNLTSLNFISAEQLKLQI